One Skermanella sp. TT6 genomic window, CTTCATCCCCTCCGGCGTGTTCACGAAGACGGCGTAATGGATGTCGGGATCCGCCGCGCGCTTCAGCAGGGCGTCGTCCAGGAAGGTGCCGGCCTCCATCGATCCGACGGGGTTGCCGTCCGAGTCGAGGACCGGCACCACGCCGCGGATCGCCAGGCCGAACACGCCGCCTTCCAGCCCGCGCAACGGCTTGCGGGATCGGTTGACCTCCACCAGCATCGGGCGGATCGCGGTCAGGTCGTCTCCCCACTTCTCGATCTGGTTGACGCGCAGCAGGGACCTGACGTCGGCCGTATGGACATGCATCTGGCTGATGCCCGTGGCGGCGCGGTTCGCTTCGAACGGCTGCTTCAGCAGCGCCACCAAGCCGTCGCGGTCGCGGTCGCGGACGAGGCGTACCGTGTCGGTCATCCGGGCCAGGTAGGAGACAAGGATCTCGCTCTCCTCCGCCCGATAATCCAGGGTGGAGACGAAGGCGCGGTACGCGTTTTCCAGCCTTTCGCCGTCATCCGCGTCGATCATGCGGTCGAGGCGGAGGAAGGTGGCGGCGGTCAGCGCCGCCGCGACGAAAGCGGCGATGCACATGGCAAGGCCGAGCACTCGTGAACCGATCGATCCCATCATCGCCATGTCTCGCGCAAATTGGTGCCCGGCAGGCACCATGCCTGAAATACGCGGCGATATGGCGGCCTGCGACAATTCTTCGCTGAACCGGCACGCCGGCGGTCCCCTTCGTCTTGGACACCGCATGCGCCGCCTGATGAACGATCGGGGAGATCTCCCGGATGTCGGATGAAACGACGGTCACGGCACGGGACGCGCTCTGCATGTTGGCCGACATGCACTGGGTGACAAAGCTCTGCTCCTCGACCGCGGAAGCCCTGACGGTCACGTATTCGCGGACCGTCGCGATGGCTTCGCGAACCGTGTCGAGCGCCGCGACGACCTCGCCCGAGATGGACTGGATGCCGCCGATCTCGTTCGAGATCTGTTCGGTCGCGGAAGATTCACGCGCGGCGCCTCTTCCGCGACGGTCCTGGCAACCCGGCGGCGCTTCCCTATCTTGGTGACGCAGGCGCTGGCATACCCGGAAAACAGGACGCTCCCCTTGACACTCCGGCCGAATTCACTCCTGAAGGCCTACGGCGTCGTCCGGTCGGCGCTGATCTACCGCGCCAACCCCCTGCGGCGGCGGCGGTCCAGGGCGTTCTACGGCCGTTTTCTCGGTCCCGGCGATCTTGCCTTCGACATCGGGGCGCATCTGGGCGACCGGGTGCGGGCGTGGCGCGACCTGGGTGCCCGGGTCGTGGCGGTCGAGCCCCAGCCTCATCTGGCCACGGTGCTAGGCCGCCTCCACGGCCGCGACCCTTCGGTGACGCTGGTCCGCGCCGCGCTGGGCGCCGCGCCGGGCAGCGCCGAGCTGCTGATCAACCGGCGCAATCCCACGCTGTCCACCCTGTCGGCGGACTGGGCCGCCGAGGTGGCGGCGTCGCCGCGCTTCCCCGGCGAGCGCTGGGAGGAGCGGGTCACCGTGGAGGTGACGACCCTGGACGCGCTGATCGGACTCCATGGCGTGCCGCGGTTCTGCAAGATCGACGTGGAGGGCTTCGAGCGGGCGGTGCTCGACGGGCTGTCCCGGCCGGTCGAGTGCCTGTCGTTCGAGTTCATTCCCGAAACGCCGGATCGTGCGCTCTCCTGCCTGGAGCGGCTGGCGGACCTGGGGACGCACCGGTACAACGTCGCGCTCGGCGAGGAGCGGCGCCTGCTGTTCGCGGACTGGGTCGACCAGGCGGGGATCGCCCGGTGGCTGGAAAGCCGCCGCCCGGCCGACGGTTCCGGCGACATCTATGCACGGTATGTTCCTTTTCGATCATCTTGACCGGAATCATGTTCGTTTAAGAACAATCTGAACCCGAAATTTTCGTTTGCAAAAACACGGGCAGTCCGCATAACCTCCCTGTATCAAACTATAAGAACTCTCCGCACCGGCGCCGCGCCGGGCTCTAGAGGGGAGGATTGGGGAGGATGGCTGACCATGTGCCGTGACGGGTGCGTCCCGGTTTTCCGCGTGTCCCAGGACCGGACCGGGCGTCGATGACCCTGGTGCTCGACCGGATTTCCCGCGTCGTCGGCGGTGAGACCCACCTGCAGGACATATCCCTGGCGCTGGAGCCGGCATCGCTCAACGTGCTGTTCGGGCCGACGCTCGCCGGCAAGACGTCGCTGATGCGCCTGATGGCCGGGCTTGACCGGCCGAGCGGCGGGCGCGTCGTCTGGCAGGGCAGGGACGTGACCGGCCAGTCCGTGCGGACCCGCGACGTGGCGATGGTCTACCAGCAGTTCGTCAACTACCCCTCCTTCACTGTCTACGACAACATCGCCTCCCCGCTGAAGCTGGCGGGCCTGCCCAAGGCCGAGGTCGACCGCAAGGTGCGCGAGGCGGCGGCCATCATGCATATCGACGGACTTCTGGGACGCCTGCCGGCCGAGCTGAGCGGCGGCCAGCAGCAGCGCACCGCGATCGCCCGCGCGCTGGTCAAGGAAGCCGGACTCCTGCTGCTGGACGAGCCGCTGGTCAACCTGGACTACAAGCTGCGGGAGGAGCTGCGCACCGAGATGCGCGAGATCTTCAGGCGGCACCGCTCCATCGTCGTCTATGCCACCACGGAGCCGCTGGAGGCGCTGATGCTCGGCGGCACCATCGCCGTGCTGCACGAGGGCCGGCTGATCCAGACCGGGCCGACAGTCGAGGTCTACCACAACCCGTCGTCGCTCCGGGTCGGGCAGGTGTTCAGCGATCCGCCGCTGAACCAGGTGGACGGCGTGGTCGACGGGACGGGCGTGCTGCTGGCCGACGGCATCCGGGTGCCGGCGGCGGGTCATCTGGCCGACCTGCCCCACGGCCGCTACCGGTTCGGCGTGCGGGCGAACCATCTCTCGGTGTTCCGGGAGCATGAGGACGATATCCCGGTCCCGGGCACGGTCGAACTGGCCGAGATCAGCGGGTCGGAGACCTTCATCCATGTCCGGGGCCGGGGGTTCGCCTGGGTCGTGCAGCAGGAGGGGGTCCACAGCCTGACGCTGGGCGAGCCGGTCACCGCCTGGATCAATGCCCGCCGGCTGTTCGCCTTCGGGGCCGACGGCCGGCTGGTCGCGGCGCCGCCGCGGCCCCGGCTGGGCATGGCGGCGGAATAGGGCGGAGGGGAAGACCCATGGCACGGATCGAACTGCGCGGCCTCGCCCACTCATACCGGCCCGACCCCGGGGGGGACGCCGACTATGCGCTGAAGCCGATGCAGCATGTCTGGGAGGACGGCGGCGCCTATGCGCTGCTGGGACCGAGCGGCTGCGGCAAGACCACCCTGCTGAACATCATCTCCGGCCTGCTGGTCCCGAGCGAGGGGCAGGTGCTGTTCGACGGCCGCGACGTGACCGCCCTGCCGCCGCAGGAGCGCAACATCGCCCAGGTGTTCCAGTTCCCGGTGATCTACGACACCATGACGGTGTTCGACAACCTGGCCTTTCCCCTGCGCAACCGAAAGGTCGCGGAGCGCGAGGTGCGCGCCCGGGTCGAGGAGGTCGCCGACATGCTGGAGCTGTCGGCCGACCTGGGCCGGCGGGCGCGCGGGCTGACCGCCGACCGGAAGCAGAAGATCTCGCTGGGCCGCGGTCTGGTCCGCAGCGACGTGGCGGCGATCCTGTTCGACGAGCCGCTGACCGTGATCGACCCGCAGCTGAAATGGCTGCTGCGCCGGAAGCTCAAGCAGATCCACGAGCGGTTCCGGCTGAGCCTGATCTATGTCACCCACGACCAGAACGAGGCGCTGACCTTCGCCGAGCAGGTCGCTGTGATGTATGACGGCCGGGTCATGCAACTGGGCACGCCGCAGCAACTGTTCGAGGTGCCGGCCCACACCTTCGTGGGATATTTCATCGGCAGCCCGGGCATGAACTTCCTGCCCTGCCGGTTCGAGGGCGGCGCCGCCGTCGTGGACGACGTAAGCATCCCGCTGGCCCGGTCGGTGATCGAGCACGCGCCGCACCGCGGCGTTCCGCTGGAGATCGGCATCCGGCCGGAGCACCTGCGGGTCGGCGCGTCCCCGGCGAACGGCGCCCTGCCGGTGGAGATCGCCCTGGTCGAGGACCTGGGCAACTTCAAGATCGTCACGGCGAGGCTGGGCCGCCATCAGGTCAAGGCCAAGCTGCACGAGGACGCCCCGGTCCCGGCCGAGCGCGGCTGGCTGACCTTCCCGCCCGACCGCACCCGGCTCTATGCCGACGGCCGGCTGGTCGCCTGACGGGAGAGAGGCCGCGATGGACAACCGCCCCCATGACAACAAGGCCTGGCTGCTGGTGCTGCCGGTCTTCCTGATCGTCGCGATCAGCGCGATCATCCCGCTGATGACCGTGGTGAACTATTCGGTCCAGGACATCCTGGGGCCGTTCCAGCGGGTCTTCGTCGGGACCGAATGGTTCGAGCAGGTGCTGAACGACGGGCGGCTGCACGGCGCCTTCCTGCGCCAGCTCGTCTTCTCCGGCTGCGTGCTGCTGATCCAGATCCCGCTGGGCATCGCGGTGGCCCTGACCCTGCCGGCCAGGGGCTGGCGGTCGTCCCTGTGCCTGGTGCTGGTGGCGCTGCCGCTGCTGATCCCCTGGAACGTGGTCGGCACGATCTGGCAGCTCTACGCCCGGCCGGACATCGGGCTGGCGGGCGTGGCGGTGAACGGCATCGGCATTCCCTACAACTATACCGCCGACGCGTTCGACGCCTGGCTGACCGTGCTGATCATGGACGTCTGGCACTGGACGCCCCTGGTGATCCTGCTGTGCTTCGCCGGCCTGCGGTCGATCCCGGAGGCCTTCTACCAGGCGGCCAGGATCGACGGCGCGTCCGCCTGGGCGGTGTTCCGCTACATCCAGCTGCCCAAGCTGCGGCGGGTGCTGACCATCGCGATCCTGCTGCGCTTCATGGACAGCTTCATGATCTATACCGAGCCCTTCGTGCTGACCGGGGGCGGCCCCGGCAACGCCACCACCTTCCTGAGCCAGTTCCTGGCGCAGATCGCGGTCGGGCAGTTCGACCTGGGGCCGGCGGCGGCCTTCTCGCTGATCTATTTCCTGGTGATCCTGCTGCTGTCCTGGATCTTCTACACCTACATCACCCACACCGACCGGGAGGATGCGCGATGAGCGCCCGGGGCAAGCATTCCGGTTCCGGCTTCAGGAAGCGCCATGTCGGGCTGATCGTGTATTTCGTCTTCCTGCTGCTGCCGATCTACTGGCTGCTCGCCATGTCGGTGAAGCCGAACCAGGAGATCCTGAGCGGGTTCAGCCTGTTCCCGCAGACGGTCACCTTCGCCAACTACGTCACGATCTTCACCGACCCGTCCTGGTACACGGGCTACATCAACTCGATCCAGTACGTGGCGCTGAACACGGTGATCTCGCTCGCCGTGGCGCTGCCGGCGGCCTACGCCTTCTCGCGCTACCGGTTCCTGGGCGACAAGCACATGTTCTTCTGGCTGCTGACCAACCGCATGGCGCCGCCGGCGGTGTTCCTGCTGCCGTTCTTCCAGCTCTACTCGACCTTCGGGCTGATCGACACCCACATCGCCGTGGCGCTGGCCCATTGCCTGTTCAACGTGCCGCTGGCGGTCTGGATCCTGGAAGGCTTCATGTCCGGCGTCCCGCGCGAGATCGACGAGACCGCCTATATCGACGGCTACGGATTCCCGCGGTTCTTCCTGACGATCTTCCTGCCGCTGATCCGCGCCGGGATCGGGGTGACGGCCTTCTTCTGCTTCATGTTCTCGTGGGTCGAGCTGCTGCTCGCCCGCACCCTGACCAGCGTGGACGCCAAGCCGATCGCCGCCACCATGACCCGCACGGTCAGCGCCGCCGGCATGGACTGGGGCCTGCTGGCGGCGGCCGGGGTGCTGACCATCGTGCCCGGCGCGCTGGTGATCTGGTTCGTCCGAAACTACATCGCCAAGGGCTTCGCCCTGGGCCGGGTCTGAGGAGCGGCCATGGACTTCGCGACGGAACTGGAATGGATGGCCTGGACCGGGCCGACCGCCGCCTTCTTCGCCGGCATCGCGCTGATCCTGGCGGGCATGACGGCGTGGCAGGCGGTGTCGCCCTCGGTCGAGCGGCGGGGCCTCCTGCCGATGCCGACGACGCGCGGCGACCGCCTGTTCATCGGCCTGCTGGGCAGCGCCTATATCCACCTCGCCTTCATCGGCTTCACCGACCTGAACCTGTGGATCGCGTTCGGCCTGTCGCTGCTGTGGATGGCGGTGGTCATGAGGTTCGGGTGAATGCCCGACCCCGGCGAGGTCCCCGGGAGCAGGGCCCGATCGTGACGACAACAACCAAGAACGGTTCGGAGGAAACGATGACGAAGACGGTGCGAAGAACCCTGATGGCCGGCACGGTGCTGGCGTCCGCCCTGGCCCTGACGGCCCTGCCGGCGCTGGCCCAGACCGCCGACCAGCTGAACGCGGCCCAGCGCTGGATCGACCAGGAGTTCCAGCCCTCCAGCCTCTCCAAGGAGGAGCAGCTGAAGGAGATGGAGTGGTTCATCAAGGCGGCCGAACCGTTCCGCGGGATGGAGAACTCGGTCGTGTCCGAGACCATCACGACCCATGAGTACGAGGCGAAGACCCTGGCCCGCGCCTTCAGCGAGATCACCGGGATCAAGCTGAAGCACGACCTGATCCAGGAAGGCGACGTCATCGAGAAGCTGCAGACCCAGATGCAGTCGGGGCGCAACGTGTATGACGCCTATGTCAACGACAGCGACCTGATCGGGACCCATTTCCGCTACGGTCAGGCGGTGGCGCTGAGCGACTGGATGGCGGGCGAGGGCAAGGACGTCACCCTGCCGACCCTGGACATCGACGACTTCATCGGCAAGAGCTTCACCACCGCCCCCGACGGCAAGCTGTACCAGCTGCCCGACCAGCAGTTCGCCAACCTCTACTGGTTCCGCGCGGACTGGTTCGCGCGGCCGGACCTGAAGGAGAAATTCAAGGCCAAGTACGGTTACGAGCTGGGCGTGCCGGTCAACTGGTCCGCCTACGAGGACATCGCCGACTTCTTCACCAACGACGTGAAGACCATCGACGGCGTCCGGGTCTACGGCCACATGGACTACGGCAAGAAGGACCCGTCGCTGGGCTGGCGCTTCACCGACGCGTGGCTGAGCATGGCGGGGGCCGGCGACAAGGGCATCCCCAACGGCGTTCCGGTGGACGAGTGGGGCATCCGGGTCGAGGGCTGCAACCCGGCGGGCTCCAGCGTGACCCGCGGCGGCGACACCAACGGGCCGGCCTCGGTCTACGCGCTGACCAAGTACATCGACTGGCTGAAGAAATACGCGCCCCCCGAGGCCGGCGGCATGACCTTCTCCGAGGCCGGGCCGGTCCCGGCGCAGGGCAACATCGCGCAGCAGATCTTCTGGTACACCGCCTTCACCGCCGACATGACCAAGCCGGGCCTGCCCGTGGTCAACGCCGACGGCACGCCCAAGTGGCGCATGGCACCGTCGCCCCACGGCTCCTATTGGGAAGAGGGGATGAAGCTGGGCTACCAGGACGCCGGCTCCTGGACGCTTCTGAAGAGCACCCCGGTCGACCGCCGCAAGGCGGCCTGGCTGTACGCCCAGTTCACCGTGGCGAAATCCACCTCCCTGAAGAAGACCATGGTCGGCCTGACCCCGATCCGCGAGTCGGACCTTCAGACCCAGGCGATGACCGACATGGCGCCCAAGCTGGGCGGGCTGGTCGAGTTCTACCGCAGCCCGGCGCGCGTGTCCTGGACTCCGACCGGCACCAACGTCCCTGACTATCCGAAGCTGGCGCAGCTGTGGTGGCAGAACGTCGCCGAGGCGGTGACGGGCGAGAAGACCCCGCAGCAGGCGATGGACAGCCTGGCGGAGGCCCAGGACGCCGTGCTGGCGCGGCTCGAGCGGGCCAACGTCCAGGGCGACTGCGGTCCGAAGCTGAACAAGGTCCAGGACGCCCAGTACTGGTTCGACCAGCCCGGCGCGCCGAAGCCGAAGCTGGCCGACGAGAAGCCCAAGGGCGAGACGGTCGCCTACGAGCAGCTGCTGGAGGCCTGGAAGCAGGGCAAGGTGCGGTAGGCGCCCGGCGGGGCTTCCGCCCGGCCTGACACCATGCCGCATGGCGTCGGGGGCGGGCATCGGGTCACGTGCCCGGTGCCCGCCTCCTGCCATGGTATTCGGCTTCCATGTCCGCTCCGCACGACGCGCTGTTCCGCGCCCTCCTGGACGATCCCCGCCGCGCGGGCATCCTGATCCGCGACTATCTTCCGGCCGACATCGTGAGCCGGCTGGCGGACGAGCCGCCGGTGCTGCTCGACGGCAGCTTCGTCGACCCGGAGCTGAACCCGACCCAGAGCGACCGGCTGTACGGGCTGGCGCTGCGCGACGCCGGGACCCTGCTGCTCCATGCCCTGGTCGAGCACAAGAGCTCGCCCTTCCCCTGGACGCCGGTCCAGGTGCTGGGATACCGGGTGGACATCTGGCGCCGCGTCGGCACGATCGGTCCCGACGGCAGGCTGCGGCTGCCGCCGATCATTACCTTGGTCTTCTATCACGGACGCCGGCCCTGGACGGTCCCGACCTCGATCATCGGCTGCGTGGACGCCGACGAGGACCTTCGCCAGCTCGCCGGCGACATGGGCTACCTGCTGTGCGACGTCGGGCCGGTTCCCGACTCGGAGCTGTCCTCGGACGCGGAGGTGCGGGCCGGGCTGCGGGCGTTGAAGCATGTCTCCCGCCCCGGCGACCCGGAACCCCTGCTGGCCGCGTTGCTTGCGGAACTGCGCGAGGGGACGGTCTTTGAAGAGCAGGTCATCCGCTATATGATCCGGGCGTTTCCAGCCATCACGGTCGAGCTTCTGACCAGGGTGGCGCGCAGGGTCAGGCCGGATCGGGAGGGGAACTTGATATCGCTCGCTGCGAAGGAATGGCTCAGCCAGGGCAGGACCGAGGGCATCGCCGAGGGGCTCGCGAAGGGCCGCGAGGAGGGGCTGCTCCAGGGAATGGCCAGGGGCAAGGCGGACGCCATCCTGTTCTATCTGGAGTCGCAGTTCGGGACGGTTCCTCCGGACCTTCAGGCCCGGGTGCGCCGGACCGCCCCGGAGGCGATGGATGCGCTCTTCCGCAAGGCGCTGGCCGTCACCTCCCTGGACGGCCTGTTCGGCGACGGCAAGCCCCGCAGGGTCTATCGCGGGACCCTGATGCGGCGGTCCGGCCTCCGCCCCCTAGCGGACCGCCCCGCTCCGCCCCAGGGCGAGGAGCAGTCCGCCGGCCACCAGGCCCCAGAAGGCGGAGCCGATCCCGAAGAAGCCGACGCCTGACGCCGTCGTGACGAAGGTCACGACCGCGGGCAGGCGCTCGTCGTCGCGGCCGAGGGCGCCGGCCAGGGCGCCCGCGAGGCTGGAGAGCAGGGCGAGTCCGGCGACAGCCTGGATCAGCAGAGGCGGGGAGGCGGCGATGAAGGACGCGGCGAAGCCGGCGAACAGGCCCAGCAGGACATAGGCGACACCGGCCGCGACGGGGGCGAGATAGCGGCGCGCCGGGTCGGGGTGGGCCTCCGGTCCGGCGCAGAGCGCCGCGGTGATGGCGGCGAGGTTGACCGCGTGGCCGCCGAACAGGGCCGAGGCCGCGCCGAACAGCCCGGTCGAGACGAACACCGGGGCAACCTCCGGCCGGTAGCCGTTGCCGCGCAGCACCGCGAGGCCCGGCACGTTCTGCGACGCCATGGTGACGATGAACAGGGGCACCGCGATGCTTACCACCGCCGGCAGGGTGAATTCCGGCATCACGAGAACCGGGTTCGGCCAGATGTCGGCCAGCGCCCCCTCGGGTATCGGGGTGGCGATCAGGATGATCAGGACGGCGACCAGCACGGCCAGCGGCACCGCGTAGAGCCGGGCGAAGCGCCAGCCCAGCGCCCAGGTGACGACGATCGGGAGCGCCAGTTCCGGCAGCGCGCCGACCGCCCGGACCGGCGCCAGGCAGAGGTCGAGCAGCACGCCGGCAAGCATGGCGCTGGCGAGGCCCATGGGGATCGCGACGACGGCGCGGCCGAACGGCCGCCACAGGCCGGCGATCACCACCAGGCCTCCCGCGACGATGAAGGCGCCGACCGCCGCGGGGAAGCCGCCTTCCGGCACGCCGGTCGCGATCAGCAGGGCGGCGCCCGGCGTCGACCACGCGATGCTGATCGGCTGCCGGGTCGCGATGCTGTGCGCGGCGCCCAGCAGCCCGGTCACGATGCACAGCGCCAGCAGGCCGGACGCGGCCTGGGCGGGGGAGGCGCCGACGGCGGAGAGGCCTTGGAGGACGATCGGGAAGGCGCTGCCGAACCCGACGAGGGCGGCCAGGAAGCCCGCGGTCATGGGCTGGAGCAGGGACCGGGGTGCGGTATCATTCCGCATGGCGGCTGTCCTCGTCTTTGGATCCGGGTTGGAAAAAGATCGGGACGAGCCTACATGAAAATTGGATCCAATCAACGTCTGGATATCGGATGAGCCAGAATCACCCTTCCGCCTCGGCCGGCCTGGCCGCGCTGATCGCCGAGGCGCCGCCGCGCCACCGCACCGCCACCGGGTTCGTCGAGGCGACGCTGCGCACGGCCATCCTGACCGGCAGGCTGGCGGGCGGCACCCCGCTGAGGCAGGAGGATCTCGCGGAGGCCTTCCAGGTCAGCCGGATGCCGGTGAGGGAGGCCCTGCGCCAGCTCGAAGCCCAGGCGCTGGTCGATTTCGTGCCCCACCGCGGCGCCGTAGTGACCGAGATCTCCGCCGCGGACGCGGCGGATACCTATGCGATCCGGCTGGCGCTGGAGCCGGCGGCGCTGGCGCTGTCGATCCCCAGGCTGGTGGAGGAGGATTTCGGCCGGGCCGCTGACCTGATCGGGGAGATGGACAGCGAGGCCGACCCGTCCCGCATGGGCGAACTGAACCGGCGCTTCCACATGTCGCTTTATGTCCGCGCCGGGCATCCCAAGCTGCTGGCGCTGGTCGAGGCCCAGCTCGCGTCGTTCGACCGGTACCTGCGTTTCCATCTCGCCGCCAAGGGACCGGAGCACATGTCCCAGGAGGACCACCGCCTCATGCTGGAGGCCGCGCGGGAGCGCGACGCGGCCCGTGCCACGGAGGTCCTGAGGCGGCATATCGGGACCGCGGCGGAGACGATCGCCCGGTTCTTCGCGGAACGCTGAGCTGGTTCCGGCGGCCCGCCCTATTCCGCGGCGGCCGGCGGGAGGCTGATGCGGACCGTGGTACCGGCACCCTGGATGCTGTCGAGGGTGAGCGATCCGCCGTGGAGGTCGATGAAGGAGCGGGCCAGCGGCAGACCCAGCCCGGTGCCTTCGAACCGGCGGTTGGTCGCGCAGTCGCCGCGGTGGAACGGTTCGAACACCCGGGTCAGTTCCGAGGCCGCGATCCCCAGCCCGGTGTCCGCGATCTCGATCCCGAGGCCGGTGTCGCCCGAGTCGAGCCGGGCCGCGTCCACCGTCAGCCGGATGCTGCCGCCCGGCGGCGTGAACTTGACCGCGTTGGACAGGATGTTGAGCAGCGCCTGCTTGATCAGCCGCTCGTCCGCCCACAGGCGGGGCAGCGGGTGCCGGGCGATCCGGGTCTCGAACGCGATGCCGGCCGCCGCGGCGCGCGGCTCGATCAGCCGGACCACGGACGACACCAGATGGTCCGCATCCACCCAGTCATGGGCGAGATGGATGCGGCCGGTCTCGACCTTGGCGACGTCCATGATGTCTGAGACGATCTGGAGCAGCAGCTTGCCGCTGTCATAGATATCGGAGGCGTAGCCGACATAGCGGGCGGAGCCGAGCGGGCCGAAGGTCTGGTTCTTCAGCAGTTCGGAAAAGCCGAGGATGGCGTTCAGCGGCGTCCGCAGCTCGTGGCTCATGGTCGCCAGGAACTCGGTCTTGGCGAGGTCGGCGAATTCGGCGCGGTCGGCCCGCTGCCGGGCTTCGCACAGCTCGACGCCGTGGGCCTCCGACGCGATGATCGATGCGACCGCCGAGCGGGCCTCTGCCAGCAGGCCGGGCGGCAGGGGCGATGCCGGGTCCTCGAATTCGAGGGCTCCGTCGGAGCCGGCGCGGACCGCGTTGCTGCCGGTGAGGTCCCGGAGGGCGGCGAACAGCGGGTTCAGGGCATCCTCCGCCGGCTCGCCGCGTAGGACCGCGCCCTGGGCGCGCATGATAGCGAGGAGGAGCGCCCTTTCCCTGTCGTGGAAGCCCGCACCGTCGGGCCCGGGATCCCGGCGGCCGGCGTCCTTCCGGTCCGCGGCGCGTTCGAG contains:
- a CDS encoding GntR family transcriptional regulator, giving the protein MSQNHPSASAGLAALIAEAPPRHRTATGFVEATLRTAILTGRLAGGTPLRQEDLAEAFQVSRMPVREALRQLEAQALVDFVPHRGAVVTEISAADAADTYAIRLALEPAALALSIPRLVEEDFGRAADLIGEMDSEADPSRMGELNRRFHMSLYVRAGHPKLLALVEAQLASFDRYLRFHLAAKGPEHMSQEDHRLMLEAARERDAARATEVLRRHIGTAAETIARFFAER
- a CDS encoding sensor histidine kinase, with protein sequence MPNEMDVQDQHGSIFSRDAVVRLGRSHVASPAPSREASAPDTFLTRTLNRILTAACGLDEVPTPEPALGRIAALLDTIPGISGAEFQLGNTGDPQAQRLETLPAESPAGGSLRLVARRGSAEDRTYLIPLRAGRSHHGWLRLRHDPDVPLPRLSSELDTICRLVALHLEKRRSADLLEQANRDMAELRATLERAADRKDAGRRDPGPDGAGFHDRERALLLAIMRAQGAVLRGEPAEDALNPLFAALRDLTGSNAVRAGSDGALEFEDPASPLPPGLLAEARSAVASIIASEAHGVELCEARQRADRAEFADLAKTEFLATMSHELRTPLNAILGFSELLKNQTFGPLGSARYVGYASDIYDSGKLLLQIVSDIMDVAKVETGRIHLAHDWVDADHLVSSVVRLIEPRAAAAGIAFETRIARHPLPRLWADERLIKQALLNILSNAVKFTPPGGSIRLTVDAARLDSGDTGLGIEIADTGLGIAASELTRVFEPFHRGDCATNRRFEGTGLGLPLARSFIDLHGGSLTLDSIQGAGTTVRISLPPAAAE